The Medicago truncatula cultivar Jemalong A17 chromosome 4, MtrunA17r5.0-ANR, whole genome shotgun sequence genome includes a region encoding these proteins:
- the LOC25493196 gene encoding epoxide hydrolase A — MDEIQHKFVDVGDLKLHIAEIGTGPNVVVFLHGFPEIWYSWRHQMIAVAGAGFRAIAFDYRGYGLSDSPPEPEKTTFTHLLNDLLAILDALSLSKVFLVGKDFGARPAYLFSILHPERVLGVITLGVPHVPPGPSRYHKILPEGFYILRWQKPGRAEADFGRFDAKTVVRNVYILFSKSEVPIADENQEIMDLVEPGTPLPSWFSEEDLAAYGALYEKSGFQTALQVPYRSFGEDFNLPDPVVKVPALLIMGGKDYVFKFPGIEDLTKGEKAKELVPNLEVTFIPEGTHFVQEQFPEQVNQLILDFLAKHT; from the exons ATGGATGAAATCCAACACAAATTCGTCGACGTGGGAGATCTCAAACTCCACATAGCAGAAATTGGAACCG GTCCAAACGTGGTCGTATTCCTCCACGGTTTCCCGGAGATATGGTACTCCTGGCGCCACCAGATGATAGCCGTCGCCGGTGCCGGTTTCAGAGCTATTGCTTTTGATTACAGAGGATACGGACTATCCGACTCGCCACCTGAACCGGAAAAGACCACCTTCACTCATCTTCTCAATGACCTCCTTGCAATTCTTGATGCTCTTTCTCTTTCCAAG GTGTTTCTTGTTGGAAAAGATTTTGGAGCTCGTCCTGCATATTTGTTTTCCATTCTGCACCCAGAAAGGGTCTTGGGAGTTATCACTTTGGGAGTTCCTCATGTTCCACCAGGCCCCTCTAGGTATCATAAAATCCTCCCTGAAGGCTTCTACATTTTGAGATGGCAG AAACCAGGAAGGGCAGAGGCTGATTTTGGACGTTTTGATGCCAAGACTGTCGTGCGAAACGTTTACATCCTTTTCTCAAAAAGTGAAGTACCAATAGCTGATGAAAACCAGGAAATCATGGATTTGGTGGAACCTGGTACTCCTCTTCCATCTTGGTTCTCTGAAGAGGATCTTGCAGCATATGGAGCTTTGTATGAAAAATCTGGATTCCAAACTGCATTGCAGGTTCCATACAG GTCGTTTGGTGAAGACTTTAACTTGCCGGATCCTGTAGTCAAAGTTCCAGCATTACTGATAATGGGTGGCAAGGATTATGTTTTCAAGTTTCCAGGGATTGAGGATTTAACTAAGGGTGAAAAGGCTAAAGAGCTTGTTCCCAATCTGGAGGTTACATTTATTCCAGAGGGAACACATTTTGTTCAAGAACAATTTCCCGAACAGGTGAATCAACTTATCCTTGACTTCCTTGCCAAACACACTTGA